The Chlorocebus sabaeus isolate Y175 chromosome 20, mChlSab1.0.hap1, whole genome shotgun sequence genomic sequence CTTTCCCACAACTGAGCTGTGGAGCAAAAAGCATAGTCCTTACCGACTTACACCAATGAGCATGTCACAGACTCCAGCCAGCTCTAGCACGTACAGAATTTGAGTAAGAAATACTATAACCCCTATTTTACTCCTATACCTTGTTAATGACACCTCTAAAATCTGCAGCCTTATCAACACTATATCTCACCATATTGAATACACTCACAAGTCAACCATCTAAAGGTCAGGTTCCTAATCAACAGCTCTAGTGTCAGTGATTAGACAAATCAACAATGTTAAGTGattaaaataagctttttaatACAAACAACTCATGAATTGGATATAATGTACCTCTCTCTGCCATCTTTCATTATGCATTTTTAACACCAGCAAAAGAGCTCAAATACTAACACCTTACAATGGGAATATAAAAATGGCAATTAGGCCTTAGAGCAATAGTCAGGTTAAAAGAATTTTACCAGcaacaaccacaaaaatattccattttcaaagcagcttagaaaatactttaacaaatttatttactGAGGACATCAGGGCATTGCCATTGATACCTGGGCACGGGTTGGGAAAGGTTTTAAAGTAATGGCAACGActaccaggcgcagtggctcacacctgtaatcccagcactttgggaggccgaggcaggaggatcatgaggtcaggagattgagaccatcctggctaacacaatgaaaccccatctctactaaaaatacaaaaaattagccaggcgtggtggcatgcacctgtagtctcagctactcagaaggctgaggcaggagaatcgcttgaacccgggaggtggaggttgcagtgagcctagatcatgccactgcattccagcctgggtgacagagcaagactccgtctccaaaaaaaaaaaactgatggcAATGGCTTTCTCCTTAACCTAGCTCCCCACCATTCCTTGAAGATGGTACCGATTCCTCAAGAGGAACCAATAACATTCTTCTGAGGCAATTAtaggaattttaatttaaaaatctgatgtaAAACTTCCAAGTAATTAAGATATTTTGTTTCAAATTAGAGGTTGTCTTCTAGCATTCTGGTATGAGTAGGAAGAGATACCAGACAGGAATAGAAGATAACAATATCAATTTAATTTTTCCTACACATTGGGAAGATGAAGTATTTACTTTTCTGTCAATTATCCTAAATATGTAAATCTACTTCAGCTTTTCTGTGTATTCTGCTAGAGGATGGGCGGAGTTAATAAAACCACCCATCTGGTCTAACTTTGGGGAACTAAGCCCAGACCCACTTGGAAATTTGGATATGAAAAGATAATGGTGTATGGTGGGCCAGGTGCtatggtttacacctgtaatcccagcactctgggaggctgaggctagtggatcacctgGCCTGGGgacatgtgtctgtggtcccagctactcaggaggctgaggtaggagaaatgcttgaacctgggaggtggaggttgcagttagccgagattgcaccattgtaccccagctgggcatggtggtgcacacctgtagtctcagctgcttgagaggctgaggcaggaggatggcttcggcataggagtttgaggctatagtgagccatgactgtcatgccactgcactccagcctggcaaaagagcaagacccgaTTCAAAAAGTGGAACAGACCAATTATCTTTATTAGAAGGAAATGTACAGCCCAACACATGGCAAAGAGTCAAGAGGTAGCAGTAAAtagggttttaatttttaagtgaaaaaactgCTTGGAAGATTTCTGCAGAATGGTGCTGCCAcgtaaaggaaaataaagcacaGAAAGTGGCTGAGTACTCGAGCCAGAAGTTTGGGTACCCAGCCTTCTCCTTACTGTGTGACTAGGGTAAATTACTTAAACCCCTttctcccatttcttcttttgtaaagtaCGGAAAACTGTATTGTCTTTACAAGCAGAACAATACTTGATATACAACACCAAAAGATGCAGCATATGAAAAGCCTGGGGCTTTTCAaatatagttaatttttaaaataagtgacaaaattttttttttttttttcttttttgagacagagacttgctgtgttgcccaggctggagtgcagtggcatgatctcggctcactgcaacctctgcctcccgggttcaagccattcttctcgttcagcctcctgagtagctgggaccacaggcacatgccaccatgtccggctaacttttgtatttttaatagagtcggagtttcaccatactggccaggctggtctcaaactcctgaccaggtgatccgcccacctcagtctcccaaagtgctgggattacaggcgtgagccactgcacccggcccacaaCAAAATTCTAAATGAGTGTAGGAAAGCGATGAACACTGTCACCCAGACCACAACAAAATTTCTAAGTGAGTGTAGGAAAGAGATGAACACTGTCTTCTTTGATGTGTGGTAACTTGGGAAGAATAATATATTCAAGGCAGATCTTGGTTTGGATTCAGTACTATGACCCTAAACAAGTCATGTAACCTTTAAACTTCAACCTCATCACTATAACTTGGGCACTACTACCTACCACATAGTATTGTTTTAGGATCAGATGTAATATATGTGAGAGAGCTCTAACAATGTTAATTATGATCCTACTATGACATCTCTATCATAGCTTACCATTCAAGGTCTTAGGAGCCAGTCAGCAGAGCTTGCTCACAATCATTAAGATCAAGACATGGGAGTTTTgttttggggctttttttttttttttttttttttaaggaatttagTTCTGTGCTTTTTtccataaagaaaagaaacccaaTGGTGCTACCATTTTAGCCAATTCATTTCCAGTTACTGAGCCTGTGCTGGCTGGAGTACAGGGACCTGCACATAGTGGAAGGAAGTTTACAAGAATGAGCTCAAAGTATTGAAGATGGGTCTCTGAAAATCTAAAACTGAAGAGAACTCTTGAAGTAGTCTGGCAATTACAAGAAGTAACCATTAGTTGAAATATACCTGTGGTTATTAATGCCAATGTTAGATGAACCTTATATACAGTAGAATCCTCAAATGATAGCAAAAGTCAGACTTGCCAGTTATGTAGTAATTAGAGGCTTATACATCTTAATGAAATTTAATTACAATTAGACCAATAGCATTATAGAAAGCATCCACGCTTTATAATATTCTAAGTAACAAAAAATTCAGTTTAGCAGCCAAAGCAAGCATGAAATGAGGaaggaaagcagcaagagagctaatggttctgttttttgttgccTTGGGGAAGGTGGTGGGGGACCTGTTTTAACTAATGTGAATAAGCCTCTAAACACTTCCTGAAGACTTAAAGGTAGAGAGGAGCACCAGAATTCTTTAACTCTGGTGATACAACAGTCAAGGTTAACTATCTTCATTTAAATGGCATGCCTGCTTCAGTGTACCAATTCAGTGGATTCTACTGCTGTTCCTGCTTCCTAACACACAGAAAAGGAGTCATGtgaacaataaattttaaaatccagagGCATGCAAGTGAACATCCATTCAGCATTCTCTGCCAGCCTACTAGCCCACTATTTCCCTACCTACCCCACCCCTCATCTACCTTTTCCATCCCACTTTATTGGCTAGTATGATGCAACAAGTTACTGATAGCTAGCCAAGTCTCAGAAATCACAGAGAAGGCCTATTTTGCAGTTAGTAAAAATGTTAGTTTATAAGCCAACTAAAGAACACTTGCTTTTGATTTAACTTACTTGACTAGCACAACCTTGTTAAACTACCCCCCTTTGCATTTAGCCCTTTCCTAATCCAAAGGCAGACGGAAAATCCTGAATGGAAGACTGACTTTTACCCATAATTAGTGAGTCAAATCCAGAATGTACTCCACCCACTGCAGCTCTTGCATATCCCGGTTACCTTCACCCTCTTTCATCTGTTCTTCTCTCTCTTGTGTCTCTTCATTAGCAGCTATCTGAACTTTGTCTTCAGTTGATTTCTCAGTAGCTCCCTGGGCTACCTTGGTATCAACCCCATCTCCAGCTGCCTCAGACTCTTCTACAGACAGCTTAGTCTCCTCCTGACTAGGAACCAGCTTTGCCCTGACCTTCTCCTCTAGTCCTGAGCCATCTTTTGTTTCTGTCAGTCTTTCTATAGAAGTCTGTGGTTCAATAGGAGTCTGATCTCCTACAGCTGACGGTCCATTGACTGCACCATCCTTAGGGAGAACTGTAGCCTCCTGCCCAGGCTTTTCAGAGACTTCTGATCCAGCCTCTACAgctgaggcctctgcagcctcTGTTGTCACCTCTGGTGACTCTTCAGCAGGTGGCACTTCTTGACCTACCAGTTGTTGTTCAAGAACCACCTTTCCTGCCTCATGTTCAGAGGTAACTACCTTCTCCTCTGGCTCGTCCCCACCCACATCCACTGGCTTGACTGTTGGGTCTAAAGACTCTGCTTCTAACTCCACTGCAGTGCCCTGCTTTTCTAGAGTCACCACAGGTTGCTCTTCTGAAACTTCTTTTGGCTTCTCCTCCATGCTCACAATTACCTCTCCCTGCTTCTCCTGACCTTTTCCTCTGCACTCTTCTTGGACATCAGTTCCAGAAACTGATTTTTCTTCCTCAGCATCTGGTGCTTCCTGTTCTGGCTTCCCAGAAGTGACCTCAGCTTCATTTGGTCCTTCTGGTGCTGTTCCTCCTTTTGCCTCTTCAGAGGTTTCAGTTAACCAATCTAGAGTCAAGTCAACTTTTTCCTGTGGCTCCTCTGCAGATTCATTTATATCCATATCTTCTCTTCCACCCTTCTTCACTTCACTGTCCTGTTCTTTATTAGTTTCAGGCTTTGCCAAAGACTTGTCTTCTTTTttggcttcttctttttctcccatgGCGTCATAAACCTGTTCTCTCAACTCTTCCCTTGCTTCCTCTACATGGTTAAAGAACATGAAGCATAAACATGTCTTCGAGTTTAATGATAAAGGCataaatggaaactaaaaatacattCCCTTTAAACCCTCAAAAAGCCTACCAAGTTTCAGCAGATGGCCTTAAAATTATCTGCCCcctagagaaaaggaaagggagcGTCCCAGCTAGCAGAGCAACTTATTGCAAAAGAAACCCAAGCTTGTTAAACTATTGTTTTACTTGAGCATTCTGATTACCAGTTAGGTAAGAGATGCCAAGTTTTTCATTCTCCCCCAACTGATATGTAAAACTCTAGCAGCCAAATTCAGCttagaaattatataattttcgCAGACATAAAAAATGTACAAGGGCTCTAAAAGTACCGCTATTAAAATAACTGAACTGCACaggctgttttaaaaaattttgcatcagaaaaatatttaaggttGTAATAGTATTTAAAACACCAATTTAAtcttgcttttatctttttggtttaaaaaacCCCAACTGAAATAACCAAATTTACTTAAGAGATTAAGTTATTCTCTTAGAAAAATCTGCTGTCCGTTTCAGTAAACAGCTACccccactgcaatctctacctgaTGCAGGCATCACCCCAAGCATCTTAGGAGAGACCATCCAGGACAGGTAGAGCCCTGTTTCCACCACTGTATACAAGAAATATACAACGTCGCATCTCTTGAATGTCACATGCAACTCCACATACCATctatattatcattattttctgcCAGAGATTCATCttctgttttttctccttcttcctcttccacatGCACACCTTCCAAGGCGTTTCCCAACACACCATTCTCCATTCTAGGAGAACAAGAGAAAGCACCAAAGGTTTGATGGCTAGAACCTAGCAATTTTTTCTAAGAGAGAAAATATAGTCCTGTATTATAAAAGCAAGGGAAGAGTAAGCCAAGCGCAGGCAATATATAACTGTATTATATTCAAGGAAGCAATGAACAAAACTTTAGTAATATAAATCAGGACTGCAAGAGCACTGAAAGGAAATAAGCATACTCTACTCCTCCATCCAGCCGCTGAAAAGTGTGATGTCTCTTGTCAAAAGAACAAGACCTATATGCATTCCATTTGTAACAGAACCATACTATTTCCCAAACTCTGTATCCACCCATTTCTCTAAATAGCCAAAAATGCTCTAGCAAGATTTTCATGGCAAATCATGAGAAAGTTCTGTATGATTATGAGATTAAAAACTTaccagaggccaggcatggtagctcacgcctataatcccagcactttgggaggcggaggcaggcagattacctgaggtcgggagttcaagaccagcctgaccaacatggagaaaccccgtctctactaaaaatacaaaattagctggacatagtggcgtaggcttgtaatcccagctactcaggaagctgaggcaagagaatcgcttgaacctgggaggcagaggttgcagtgagcggagattgcaccactgcactccagcctgggtgacaagagtgaaactccgtcttaaaacaaaacaaaacaaaacaaaacaaaacaacttatcagaactgggccaggtgcagtggctcgtgcctgtaatcccagaagtttgggaggccgaggtgggtgaatcacttgaggtcaggagttcaagaccagcctgaccaacacgctgaaccctgtctctactaaaaataaaaaattagctgggtatggtgacacgcgcctgtagtcccagctactcaggaggctgaggcagaataatcacttgaacccggaagatggaggatgcagtgagccaagatcacgccactgcattccagcctgggtgacagagtgagactccatctcaaaaaaaaaaaacgtaccAGAACTGAGATTTAAATAGATGATATCATCTGTTTGTATACCCTAAACAGAACTTATTATGGTTAATAAATTCTGATAGAACATAGCCAAGAACTTTTCAATAGTGAGAGTCTTTTTTACTTGACAGTCTCACCTGCTAATTCTTTCCAGTTGTCCTCTATTCAGTCCTTGTTTTGAGCTAGCTCACAGTGCTTTTAAGGATTCTCTCCCTACATTGAACTTTGGATCATTTACTATCAGAAAGATCTTTGCTCCTAATTGACTCCAGAAGtcaaaatttaaatgtaactaCTAATTGTATCAAGTGCCATTCTCAACTTCGATCACTACTTCAAGCTCCTTCAAAACTCTCTAGGTAAAAGCAATCTTGCTTAGTTCCTGTGAAATCTCAAAGCTAGTAAACAATCCTAACAAGGaaacttcagtttttaaatacAACATCCATACCTTGCCAACTCCAGAAGTGATTTCCCATAGAAAAAGAAGGCTTCTCCACATTCATTAGCTGTCTCTCCATACTTCTTAcctctacaaagagaataaaaatctaaaatctgaattACCATCTAGTCTAAAACATTTAGTTCTAGTTCTTCAGTTATAAATTGGTATTTCTCCAGTAACATACTCCTAG encodes the following:
- the NASP gene encoding nuclear autoantigenic sperm protein isoform X1 — protein: MFLLLLHLQIKWRATINLLSVTEDGLHFVEYYLNRIIHLDVDSEAKKLLGLGQKHLVMGDIPAAVNAFQEAASLLGKKYGETANECGEAFFFYGKSLLELARMENGVLGNALEGVHVEEEEGEKTEDESLAENNDNIDEEAREELREQVYDAMGEKEEAKKEDKSLAKPETNKEQDSEVKKGGREDMDINESAEEPQEKVDLTLDWLTETSEEAKGGTAPEGPNEAEVTSGKPEQEAPDAEEEKSVSGTDVQEECRGKGQEKQGEVIVSMEEKPKEVSEEQPVVTLEKQGTAVELEAESLDPTVKPVDVGGDEPEEKVVTSEHEAGKVVLEQQLVGQEVPPAEESPEVTTEAAEASAVEAGSEVSEKPGQEATVLPKDGAVNGPSAVGDQTPIEPQTSIERLTETKDGSGLEEKVRAKLVPSQEETKLSVEESEAAGDGVDTKVAQGATEKSTEDKVQIAANEETQEREEQMKEGEETEGSEEDDKENDKTEEMPNDSVLENKSLQENEEEEIGNLELAWDMLDLAKIIFKRQETKEAQLYAAQAHLKLGEVSVESENYVQAVEEFQSCLNLQEQYLEAHDRLLAETHYQLGLAYGYNSQYDEAVAQFSKSIEVIEKRMAVLKEHVKEAEGLSAEYKKEIEELKELLPEIREKIEDAKESQHSGNVAELALKATLVESSTSGFTPSGGGSSVSMIAGRKPTDGASSSNCVTDISHLVRKKRKPEEESPRKDDAKKAKPEPEVNGGSGDAVPSGNEVSENMEEEAENRAESRAAVEATVEAGATVGSTAC
- the NASP gene encoding nuclear autoantigenic sperm protein isoform X3; translation: MFLLLLHLQIKWRATINLLSVTEDGLHFVEYYLNRIIHLDVDSEAKKLLGLGQKHLVMGDIPAAVNAFQEAASLLGKKYGETANECGEAFFFYGKSLLELARMENGVLGNALEGVHVEEEEGEKTEDESLAENNDNIDEEAREELREQVYDAMGEKEEAKKEDKSLAKPETNKEQDSEVKKGGREDMDINESAEEPQEKVDLTLDWLTETSEEAKGGTAPEGPNEAEVTSGKPEQEAPDAEEEKSVSGTDVQEECRGKGQEKQGEVIVSMEEKPKEVSEEQPVVTLEKQGTAVELEAESLDPTVKPVDVGGDEPEEKVVTSEHEAGKVVLEQQLVGQEVPPAEESPEVTTEAAEASAVEAGSEVSEKPGQEATVLPKDGAVNGPSAVGDQTPIEPQTSIERLTETKDGSGLEEKVRAKLVPSQEETKLSVEESEAAGDGVDTKVAQGATEKSTEDKVQIAANEETQEREEQMKEGEETEGSEEDDKENDKTEEMPNDSVLENKSLQENEEEEIGNLELAWDMLDLAKIIFKRQETKEAQLYAAQAHLKLGEVSVESENYVQAVEEFQSCLNLQEQYLEAHDRLLAETHYQLGLAYGYNSQYDEAVAQFSKSIEVIEKRMAVLKEHVKEAEGLSAEYKKEIEELKELLPEIREKIEDAKESQHSGNVAELALKATLVESSTSGFTPSGGGSSVSMIAGRKPTDGASSSNCVTDISHLVRKKAENRAESRAAVEATVEAGATVGSTAC
- the NASP gene encoding nuclear autoantigenic sperm protein isoform X2 encodes the protein MATESTATAAVAAELVSANKIEDVPAPSTSTDKVESLDVDSEAKKLLGLGQKHLVMGDIPAAVNAFQEAASLLGKKYGETANECGEAFFFYGKSLLELARMENGVLGNALEGVHVEEEEGEKTEDESLAENNDNIDEEAREELREQVYDAMGEKEEAKKEDKSLAKPETNKEQDSEVKKGGREDMDINESAEEPQEKVDLTLDWLTETSEEAKGGTAPEGPNEAEVTSGKPEQEAPDAEEEKSVSGTDVQEECRGKGQEKQGEVIVSMEEKPKEVSEEQPVVTLEKQGTAVELEAESLDPTVKPVDVGGDEPEEKVVTSEHEAGKVVLEQQLVGQEVPPAEESPEVTTEAAEASAVEAGSEVSEKPGQEATVLPKDGAVNGPSAVGDQTPIEPQTSIERLTETKDGSGLEEKVRAKLVPSQEETKLSVEESEAAGDGVDTKVAQGATEKSTEDKVQIAANEETQEREEQMKEGEETEGSEEDDKENDKTEEMPNDSVLENKSLQENEEEEIGNLELAWDMLDLAKIIFKRQETKEAQLYAAQAHLKLGEVSVESENYVQAVEEFQSCLNLQEQYLEAHDRLLAETHYQLGLAYGYNSQYDEAVAQFSKSIEVIEKRMAVLKEHVKEAEGLSAEYKKEIEELKELLPEIREKIEDAKESQHSGNVAELALKATLVESSTSGFTPSGGGSSVSMIAGRKPTDGASSSNCVTDISHLVRKKRKPEEESPRKDDAKKAKPEPEVNGGSGDAVPSGNEVSENMEEEAENRAESRAAVEATVEAGATVGSTAC